Below is a genomic region from Rhizobium acidisoli.
CGGTGCTGAAACTGCCGTCGATCGTCGTCACCATCGGCACGATGAGCCTTTTCCGCGGCATTTCCTATATCGTGCTCGGCGATCAGGCCTATGGCAAATATCCCGCCGACTTCGCCTATTTCGGCCAGGGTTATTTCGTCTGGGTGTTCTCCTTCGAATTCGTGCTGTTCATCGTGCTGGCGATCCTCTTCGCCATCCTGCTGCATGCGACGAATTTCGGCCGGCAGGTCTATGCGATCGGCAATAACGACTTCGCCGCCCGCTTCTCCGGCATCCCGGTCGAGCGCGTCAAATTCATCCTCTTCCTGTTGACCGGCATCATGAGCGGCATCGCCGCCGTCTGCCTGACTTCGCGCCTCGGCTCGACCCGGCCGTCGATCGCGCAAGGCTGGGAGCTCGAAGTCGTCACCATGGTCGTGCTCGGCGGCATCTCGATCCTCGGCGGCTCCGGCACGATCGGCGGCGTCGTCATCGCGGCCTTCGTCATGGGCCTCGTCACTTTCGGCCTCGGCCTGCTGAACGTGCCCGGCATCGTCATGTCGATCTTCATCGGCCTGCTGCTCATCATCACCATCGCGATCCCGATCATCGCCCGTCGCATCAAGCTCATGAGCTCCCGATGACTGAAAAACACGCCTTCAAGATGCAGCTCAATCCCGGCATGGAAGCCGAATACCGCAAGCGGCATGACGAGATCTGGCCGGAACTGGTCGATCTCCTGCATAAGTCGGGCGCCAGCGATTATTCCATCCATCTCGACCGTCAGACCAACACGCTGTTCGGCGTGTTGACGCGGCCGGCCGACCACACGATGGCGAGCCTGCCGGAACATCCGGTCATGAAGAAATGGTGGGCGCATATGGCCGACATCATGGCGACGAATCCGGACAATTCGCCTGTTCAAAGCGACCTCGTCACCCTCTTTCATATGCCATGACTGCTCCCTCCTATCGCCGCATCGCCGTACTCGACATCGGCAAGACCAATGCCAAGGTCGTCGTGCTCGACAGCGCGACGGGCGCCGAGATTGCCGTCCTGAAACGGCCGAACGTTGCGATCAAGACCGGCCCCTACCCGCATTACGACATAGAGGCTCTCTGGTCCTTCGCGCTCGATGCACTGAAGAGCCTGGCGCGGGAACCGGGCTTCGACGCCATTTCGATCACCACCCATGGCGCCGCAGCCGCCCTGCTCGATCGGCACGGTGGGCTCGCCATGCCTGTGATCGACTACGAACATGAATATCCCGAGGCGATCCGCGATGCCTATACGGCCTTGCGCCCCGCCTTCGACGAAACCTTCTCGCCGCGGCTTACGATGGGTCTCAATGTCGGCGCACAGCTGCACTACCAGAAGACTGCCTTCCCCGAGGCGTTCGCCGGGGTCGCCACTATCCTCACCTATGCGCAATACTGGACGGCACGGCTGACCGGGGTCGCCGCCAATGAGCTGACCTCGCTCGGCTGCCACACCGACCTCTGGAAACCTAGGACGGGCGACTATTCCTCGCTCGTCGACAGGCTCGGCATCCGCGCGCTGATGGCGCCGATCCGCTCCGCCTTCGATGCGCTCGGCCCGGTCCTGCCCGGGATCGCCGAAGAGCTCGAGCTTGCCGCACCGATGCCGGTCTATTGCGGCATTCACGATTCCAACGCCTCGCTGCTGCCGCATCTGGTCCATCGGGAAGCACCCTTCGCCGTCGTCTCCACTGGCACCTGGGTCATCAATTTCGGCGTCGGCGGCGATCTCGATCACCTCGATGCCAAACGCGATGCGCTCGCCAATATCGATGCCTATGGCCGGGCCGTCCCCTCTTCGCGTTTCATGGGCGGGCGGGAATTCGAGATCCTTTCGGCCGAGATCGGTCCCGTCGATGAAAAGGCCGCGCAGGCAGCGATCGGCCGCGTGATCGAAAAGGGCATGATGCTGCTGCCCAACATCGCCCCCGGCTCCGGACCTTTTCCCGGCAAGGCAAGCCGCTGGATCGGCGCCGAAGGAGCGAGCCGCGAGGAGCGCCATGCCGCCGCATGCCTCTATCTCGCTTTGATGACCGATGCCTGCCTCGGACTGATCGGCGCCAAAGGCCCTGTTATCGTCGAGGGTCCCTTTGCGCTCAACGAGACCTATCTGAAGCTGCTTGCCGCCCTTGCCGGCCGCGAGGTGCTTGCCCTTCCCGGCTCGACCGGCACCAGCCAGGGTGCTGCCCTTCTCACCGGCATCCGGCCGGTATCCGGCGCCGAAACGCATGTTCCACCTGTTGAGGTCGCGGGGCTCGCTGCTTATCGCGACCGCTGGTACGCGGCGATGGAATAAGAGCTTTTCCAATTACGGCTCAACAACGCCCTTGCTCGCCCCTGCCTTACCGTTAGTGTGCCCCTCGAAAATCAATTCGAGGAGACAGCATGACAGAGACATTCGATCCGGGCGCGCTCGCGGCCCGGCTTCATAGCCTGCGCCAGGCCGGCCGGCAGGAGGAAACCGGCACTTTCACGCTGCCGGCCGATCTGCATCAGGCGATGGAGGCCCAGAATTTCCTGACTGCCGCCGACGGCATTTCCAGCAATGCCTGGAAGGTGACGGTCTCGCCGCAAGGCCAGGCGGTCACCGGTCCGCTGCATCCCTACGCCGAGGCCGCCTCGGGCGCCAGCATCCCCTGGTACCCGGGCATGAAATTCGAAACCGAGATCGCCGTGCGCTTCGGCAGGGATCTGCCGATCCGCACCGGCACTCCCTATAGCCGCGCCGACGTGGTCGAGGCGATCTCCGCCGTCCATCTCGGCGCCGAGCTGCTGGTCAGCGCCGTCAAGGAAGGCGGCAGCGTCTCCTTTCTGCTGTTTACATCAGACCGCCTCGGCAATAGCGGCTATGTGCTTGGCCCGAAGCTCGACAAAAGCGCTGTCGATACCGCCGGTGGCACGCCGCTCAAGGTCACCCATGCCGGCCGCACGATCTATGACGGCCCGGCCCAGCATCCGAAGGGCGATGTTCTCACCTGGCTGATCGATTACGCCAATGACGGTCTGCGCCCCGAGACATCGCTGAAGGCAGGCGCGCTGATCACCACAGGCACGTTGAGCGGCGCGATCGAACTGACTGAACCTGGCGATATCGATATTCTGTTCGGGGACAGCAGACTGCACTTTTCCGTGTCAAAGGGTTAATGTCCGAAACGTAAGTTGACAATTCCGGTTTAGTTTTGCAGGGAAAGGGAGGGCTCGCCCTCCCGAGCCCGTTCGCAGCGCCGAACCTGGAGCAGACCATGCCTTCGCCTTTCCTTGCCCTGTCGGGAATCGAATATGCCATCGGGCCGAAATCCATTCTGCATGGCATCGACCTGACGCTCGAGCAGCGCCGCATCTACGGTCTGGTGGGGCCGAACGGCTCCGGCAAGAGCACGCTTTTGAAGATCATCGCCCGCCAGGTTGCGGCGAAGTCCGGCGCCATCGCCTTTGGCGGCAAGCCGGCCGGTGATTGGGGCGCGCGCGAATTTGCCCGGCACGTCGCCTATATGCCGCAATTTACGCCGGCAACCGACGGCATGACCGTGCGGGAACTGATCGCGCTCGGCCGTTTTCCCTGGCACGGCACGCTCGGCCGCTTCACCGCCACCGATCGCAACAAGGTCGAGGAAGCGATCGTCCGCACCGAGCTCGAGAATTTTGCCGACCGTCTCGTCGCCAATATGTCCGGCGGCGAGCGTCAGCGCGCCTGGATCGCCATGATGCTCGCCCAGGACGCCCGTTGCCTGCTGCTGGACGAGCCGACGTCGGCGCTCGACCTCGCCCATCAGGCAAGCGTCCTCTCATTGGTGCAGGAGCTCAGCCACGAACGCGGGCTGACCGTGATCATCGTGCTGCACGACATCAACCTCGCTGCACGCTATTGCGACGCGATCGTCGCGCTCAACCGCGGCCGGATCACCGCCGAAGGCACGCCCACGGAGATCATGCAGACTGACAAGCTGCAGTCGATTTTCGGCGTTGGGATGGGCGTCTTTCCGCATCCGGTGCGCAACGAGCCGGTCAGCTATCTTCTATAGTATCGTCTACGGCTTTTCCCGGAACATCTCGATGATGGCGGAGAAATCCCGTCCGCCATTGCCTTGCTTTTCGAAGAGCGCAAAAAGCTGGGCCGCCTCTGCCCCCATCGGCGTTGACGCGCCGCTCGCCAGCGCCGCCTCCTGCGACAGTCTCAGATCCTTCAGCATCAGCGCCGCGGCAAAGCCCGGCTTGTAGTCGTTGTTCGCCGGCGACGTCGGCACCGGCCCGGGCACCGGGCAATAGGTATTGATCGACCAGCACTGACCGGATGAAGTCGAGGCGACGTCGAACAGCGCCTGGTGCGAGAGGCCGAGTTTTTCGGCGAGCACGAAGGCCTCGCAGACGCCGACCATCGAGATGCCGAGGATCATGTTGTTGCAGATCTTCGCCGCCTGGCCGGCACCGGCCTCGCCGCAATGGACGATCTTCTTGCCCATCGCCTCGAGAATGGGTTTCGCCCTGGTGAAGGCCTCGTCCGAGCCGCCCGCCATGAAGGTGAGTGTGCCGGCGCTCGCCCCGCCGGTGCCGCCGGAGACGGGCGCGTCGAGCGACAGGCAGCTTGCGGCCTTGGCCATCTCATGCGCCTTGCGGCTGCTCTCGACATCGATCGTCGAGCAATCGATGACCAGCGTGTCCTGCGCGGCGGTCTGCAGGATATCGGTCCAGGCCGTCAGCACATGCCTGCCCTGCGGCAGCATTGTGATGACGATCTCGGCGTCCTTGACCGCCTGACTGGCATGGCTTGCCGGTTTGACGCCGCCTTCCTCGGCCGCCTTCAGCACGGAGGCCGCGAGATCGAAGCCGAGGACCTCGTGATCCGATTTGACGAGATTGGCCGCCATCGGCCCGCCCATATTGCCAAGCCCGATGAATGCGATCCTTGCCATGGTCTTCTCCTATCGATTGTCTTCGAGGATCATCGCCGCTGCCTTTTCGGCGATCATGATCGTCGGCGAATTGGTGTTGCCTGAGATGATCGACGGCATCACCGAGGCGTCAGCGATCCTGAGCTTGCCGAGCGCCCGCAGTTTCAGCCGGGGATCGACGACGCTGTCCCTGTCGGCGCCCATGCGGCAGGTGCCGACGGGATGGAAGATCGTCGTGCCGATTTCGCCCGCCGCCCGCTCCAGATCGGCCTCGGTCTGATAGTCGGGCCCCGGCTTGAATTCCTCCGGCTTGAACCGTGCGAAGGAAGGCTGCGCGACGATCTTGCGCGTCAACCGTATCGAACGGACAGCTATGTCACGATCGCGCTGCGTCGAGAGGTATTTCGGGCTGATCGTCGGCTGGGCGGCAAAATCCGGGCTCGACAGATGCACAGAACCCCGGCTTTCCGGCCTCAGATTGCAGACGCTTGCGGTGATTGCCGGGAAGGGATGGACGGGATCGCCGAACTTCTCCAGCGAGACCGGCTGCACGTGATATTGCAGGTCGGGCGTTTCCCGGTCCGGCCCCGAGCGGGTGAAGATGCCGAGCTGGCTCGGCGCCATCGCCATCGGCCCGGAGCGGCGGACGAGATATTCGAGCCCGATCGCCG
It encodes:
- a CDS encoding ABC transporter permease, with protein sequence MSTVSTPEKRVIPDRLGTPLRRIVASWEVLLFGVAVLIFIFNSLASPYFLDAWNLSDATFNFTEKAMIAFAMALLVISGEIDLSVAAIIALASTAMGAAAQLGVGTPGLVLIGIGTGLVCGIFNGVLVSVLKLPSIVVTIGTMSLFRGISYIVLGDQAYGKYPADFAYFGQGYFVWVFSFEFVLFIVLAILFAILLHATNFGRQVYAIGNNDFAARFSGIPVERVKFILFLLTGIMSGIAAVCLTSRLGSTRPSIAQGWELEVVTMVVLGGISILGGSGTIGGVVIAAFVMGLVTFGLGLLNVPGIVMSIFIGLLLIITIAIPIIARRIKLMSSR
- the rhaM gene encoding L-rhamnose mutarotase, translated to MTEKHAFKMQLNPGMEAEYRKRHDEIWPELVDLLHKSGASDYSIHLDRQTNTLFGVLTRPADHTMASLPEHPVMKKWWAHMADIMATNPDNSPVQSDLVTLFHMP
- a CDS encoding FGGY-family carbohydrate kinase — its product is MTAPSYRRIAVLDIGKTNAKVVVLDSATGAEIAVLKRPNVAIKTGPYPHYDIEALWSFALDALKSLAREPGFDAISITTHGAAAALLDRHGGLAMPVIDYEHEYPEAIRDAYTALRPAFDETFSPRLTMGLNVGAQLHYQKTAFPEAFAGVATILTYAQYWTARLTGVAANELTSLGCHTDLWKPRTGDYSSLVDRLGIRALMAPIRSAFDALGPVLPGIAEELELAAPMPVYCGIHDSNASLLPHLVHREAPFAVVSTGTWVINFGVGGDLDHLDAKRDALANIDAYGRAVPSSRFMGGREFEILSAEIGPVDEKAAQAAIGRVIEKGMMLLPNIAPGSGPFPGKASRWIGAEGASREERHAAACLYLALMTDACLGLIGAKGPVIVEGPFALNETYLKLLAALAGREVLALPGSTGTSQGAALLTGIRPVSGAETHVPPVEVAGLAAYRDRWYAAME
- a CDS encoding fumarylacetoacetate hydrolase family protein — its product is MTETFDPGALAARLHSLRQAGRQEETGTFTLPADLHQAMEAQNFLTAADGISSNAWKVTVSPQGQAVTGPLHPYAEAASGASIPWYPGMKFETEIAVRFGRDLPIRTGTPYSRADVVEAISAVHLGAELLVSAVKEGGSVSFLLFTSDRLGNSGYVLGPKLDKSAVDTAGGTPLKVTHAGRTIYDGPAQHPKGDVLTWLIDYANDGLRPETSLKAGALITTGTLSGAIELTEPGDIDILFGDSRLHFSVSKG
- a CDS encoding ABC transporter ATP-binding protein — its product is MPSPFLALSGIEYAIGPKSILHGIDLTLEQRRIYGLVGPNGSGKSTLLKIIARQVAAKSGAIAFGGKPAGDWGAREFARHVAYMPQFTPATDGMTVRELIALGRFPWHGTLGRFTATDRNKVEEAIVRTELENFADRLVANMSGGERQRAWIAMMLAQDARCLLLDEPTSALDLAHQASVLSLVQELSHERGLTVIIVLHDINLAARYCDAIVALNRGRITAEGTPTEIMQTDKLQSIFGVGMGVFPHPVRNEPVSYLL
- the mmsB gene encoding 3-hydroxyisobutyrate dehydrogenase, yielding MARIAFIGLGNMGGPMAANLVKSDHEVLGFDLAASVLKAAEEGGVKPASHASQAVKDAEIVITMLPQGRHVLTAWTDILQTAAQDTLVIDCSTIDVESSRKAHEMAKAASCLSLDAPVSGGTGGASAGTLTFMAGGSDEAFTRAKPILEAMGKKIVHCGEAGAGQAAKICNNMILGISMVGVCEAFVLAEKLGLSHQALFDVASTSSGQCWSINTYCPVPGPVPTSPANNDYKPGFAAALMLKDLRLSQEAALASGASTPMGAEAAQLFALFEKQGNGGRDFSAIIEMFREKP